TCATAAAAAATACAAAGAAATTTTAGACAGTATCTTTACAGATAATGGAACCTATTTATTAGATGGAAACATTTTAGAAAATAGAGGAAACTTAAAATTTAATTAAAATTAAAAGGTATAACTCCATATAGTTCATTGGCAAGTGGAAGATTAGCAAAAAAATCTGAAACATCAAAAAGACTTGAAGAAGATAGTTATGCAAAATTAAAATATGATAAAACTAAAGAAAGTGATTTGAAAATTATTGAAAGAGTGATAGAATTAGCTGAGAGGAAAAATGTATCAATGACAGAAATAGCATTAGCATGGCAATTAACAAAAGTAGCTTCACCTATTGCAGGAGTTACTAAAAAATCACAAATTGATGCTTTAGCAAAGTCAGTTGATTTAACCTTATCAGAAGAAGAAATAGTTTATTTGGAA
This portion of the Fusobacterium simiae genome encodes:
- a CDS encoding aldo/keto reductase produces the protein MTPYSSLASGRLAKKSETSKRLEEDSYAKLKYDKTKESDLKIIERVIELAERKNVSMTEIALAWQLTKVASPIAGVTKKSQIDALAKSVDLTLSEEEIVYLEELYVPHSLVGVIAQNTRKTANEVKVWTQK